A region of the Thiomicrorhabdus sp. genome:
CATTACAACTGATCATAGAAACAGAAACCATTACGACCTTCATTTTTTACTTTATATAAAGCTAAATCGGCTTGTTTAATCAGGCCTGGTGCAGTAATTTGATCTTGTTTATAAATACAAACGCCTATGCTTACAGTCACCTTTTCCTCAGCATGTTGATCTATTTTCATAGGTGTAGTAAAAGCAGAAACTAGCTTATTCATTACCACGTTCAAATCGTCTACATTTTTAATAGATTCAAGCACAATAGCAAATTCATCGCCCCCTAAACGTGCCACAGTATCACTTCTACGCAAGCCATTTTTTAAGCGTTTTGCAACCGTTTTGATGACTTCATCACCCGCCATATGCCCGTAGGTGTCATTAATGTGTTTAAACTTATCTACATCAACAATGGCAACAGCCAGCTGTGTCCCCATTCTTTTTGCTCTAAAAATAGCTTGTTCAAGTCGGTCATCAAATAAACGTCTATTGGCTAAACCTGTTAATTCATCATGGGTTGCTTCATAAGACATTAATGCGCTTTGATGGATTAGCTCTTCTTGAGTTTCAATTAATTTAGTAATATCGTGAGAACTCTCAACAATAGAAGATGCTAAGCCCTCTTTATTTATTAGCGGTGTGGCAGTGATCTCTACATAACTATTGACACCATCATGACCATGGTTATGAATTAAAGTAATGGTTTTTTGAGCATCTAAGGCGATTTTTAACGGACAAGGATGGTCAACGCCGTCACAAGGCGTATCTCTATGATGTGAAACTTCATAACATTTTGGCTGAGAATGATTTTTAACGTACTGTAAATCAAGCTTTGTCCGTGCCGCTTTATTCATGGTAGTTACGTTATAATTTTTATCAATTACCATAACGGAATCAACCACTCCATCAATCACTGATTGAACAAAATGTTGTTCCTCCTCTTTTTGTGCTTGCAAACGTTTTTGCTTAGTAATATCTCTAACCATCGCCACAAACTGCATGCGGCCATCTACCTCCATAGACTGCAACTTAACTTCACCGGGATAAATAGTGCCATCTTTACGCTTCAAAAGCGTTTCAAAACTTACTGTAGTTGCCGCTTCATTTTTAACCAATAAAGAGGTTAACAAGTCTGTAAATTCAGATTCATTTAACTCGCCATTAATATCAAAAGGCGTAAGCTGCCTAGCCTCCTCTAGACTATAACCAATGTTATTGATTGCAGCTAAATTTAAATATGTAAAACGGAGTAAACCTCTTTCAAACACATACACTTCATCACCACTATTATCTATCACATTACCAAGTAATAGATTGTGTTGTTCGGCGTTTTTTTGCTCCGTAATATCAATAATGGTACCCACGTAATGTAGCGGATGATTATTTTCATCTCGTTGAATGACAGTGCGGTCATCAACCCAACGAGTATTACCATCAATATCTATTAAACGATAAACCTGGCGAAATTCATTCTTACCAAGCTGAGTATAAGCCTCAACTTCTTCGCTTACATATTCAAGATCGTCTGGGTGAATAATGCTTGAATAAAGACGTGATCCAGAAATAAACTCTTGGGATTGATAACCAAACATGGAAACATTTTCAGAAACATACTCAACTGGCCAGCCTTTTGTCGTCTTCCAATAAAAAATAACCGCTTGGCTGTTTTTTAAAATTGATTTTATACGTTCTATTTCTTCCATAAAATTTTACATTGATTGCTTATATTGTTAACAGAGTGCTTTTAAAGCGGTTTCCAAGAGGCATTTCTTGAATTAGCCTCTTTAATAATAACTTGATAGCCCTGCAAAACATCGACCTCTAACCCCTCTACACCCAAGTCAATGGTGCGGGTTTCATCAGCAAGAATACTGGGTAAGCTAAATAATCTGAGTTGTGGAAACTGCTCTTCAAATTGCTCCATGAATTCAACCCATTCAGATTCCTGACCGTTAAAAATCTTAATACCTTTTTCAATGGTTGGGCTTTGATAATACTCAGAATAATAGTGATTTAACACCCACTCCATCATGGGTTTAGCCATCATAGGAAACCCTGGCATAAAATGGTGATTATGAATAGAAAACCCAGGTACACGATTATAAAAATTAGGGATAATCTCAGCCCCTTTAGGGTATTCGGCCATATGAATTCTTTGTGGGTAAGCCTCTTTACCAAACTGGGCTTCAATCTCTGCGACGGCTTCAGGGTGACGTTCTATAGAGACACCTAATGCGGCTGCCGCACTTTGGCGTGTTCTATCATCTGGTGTTGCTCCAATGCCGCCAAAACTAAAAACAACTGTGTCGGTTGCAAAGCTCTCTTGCAGCGTTTTTACTAAAAAGTCTGGCTCATCACCTACTATTTTAACCCAACTTAAGCTCAATCCCCTTGGCTGCAAAAGGCTGGTCGCT
Encoded here:
- a CDS encoding diguanylate cyclase domain-containing protein, yielding MEEIERIKSILKNSQAVIFYWKTTKGWPVEYVSENVSMFGYQSQEFISGSRLYSSIIHPDDLEYVSEEVEAYTQLGKNEFRQVYRLIDIDGNTRWVDDRTVIQRDENNHPLHYVGTIIDITEQKNAEQHNLLLGNVIDNSGDEVYVFERGLLRFTYLNLAAINNIGYSLEEARQLTPFDINGELNESEFTDLLTSLLVKNEAATTVSFETLLKRKDGTIYPGEVKLQSMEVDGRMQFVAMVRDITKQKRLQAQKEEEQHFVQSVIDGVVDSVMVIDKNYNVTTMNKAARTKLDLQYVKNHSQPKCYEVSHHRDTPCDGVDHPCPLKIALDAQKTITLIHNHGHDGVNSYVEITATPLINKEGLASSIVESSHDITKLIETQEELIHQSALMSYEATHDELTGLANRRLFDDRLEQAIFRAKRMGTQLAVAIVDVDKFKHINDTYGHMAGDEVIKTVAKRLKNGLRRSDTVARLGGDEFAIVLESIKNVDDLNVVMNKLVSAFTTPMKIDQHAEEKVTVSIGVCIYKQDQITAPGLIKQADLALYKVKNEGRNGFCFYDQL
- a CDS encoding competence/damage-inducible protein A, with amino-acid sequence MKNDRLKIGLLIIGDEVLSGKRQDKHLAQATSLLQPRGLSLSWVKIVGDEPDFLVKTLQESFATDTVVFSFGGIGATPDDRTRQSAAAALGVSIERHPEAVAEIEAQFGKEAYPQRIHMAEYPKGAEIIPNFYNRVPGFSIHNHHFMPGFPMMAKPMMEWVLNHYYSEYYQSPTIEKGIKIFNGQESEWVEFMEQFEEQFPQLRLFSLPSILADETRTIDLGVEGLEVDVLQGYQVIIKEANSRNASWKPL